The sequence TAAAGTCTCTGCTGATGTTGGATGTGTCCAGATGTGAGTGCagtgatattttattttgttagatCTCCATGTCTTTGGTTCTGGATTCACCTTATCATATACAATATTCACCATAAGCGAATGTGCATTTGGTTAGACATGAGGtcatggtttggattggaaatgatctttaaagatcatccagtctgTCCCTCCTGCAAGGGGTAGGGGTATCTTCCATTGGATCTCTAGTTCAAATTCTCCATTTAGAACACTTTTGCAGAACTCAGTGCAGGCCTGACCCACTCTGCAAATCTCCCCTTTCCATCCTCTTCTGATTTGTGAACACCAGTGTGTCTCCCACTCAATTCCAAGAACTTCTTGATTGTTAAATCTGAGTTTTCCATCAAGACTGTAGAAGTATTATGAAACCAGAGACCATCTGACCAGGAAGAATAACAAATTTGGATCAgtgataaattttaaaaagcatcttgTCAAATAGGGAAGTgacctttttatctttttttttattattaagtTACACTCTTTTGACAACtaaattgttctttttccttccatccAGTCCTGAGGAGTGTGTGTAGATCCTAAAAAAGCTggtgtaatttttctttgtgcttGTTCTGACTGATCTTTGCCTCCTATCCTTCAGAAAATACATGTTACCAAATTCTTGCATTTGGGAACTTTCCAAAAGCGcttcagcattaaaaataaagctttaaaatgttttggtttttttaattctgtaggGAATGACATGCACAAGTTGGGACATTATCAGTGGGGTCACAGAAAGGGACTCTCTTTAAAAGAAGTCTGAGGGCTTCTGTGGCCTTTGGTAGCTGTTTCTGTCAATGTTGAGTGAGAAGTGGTGTTTTAAGGAAACTTCTCGTCTGGAAAAGACTTGATAGGACTCCACAGATCTGCTGTAGtttcctgctgcagtttctttGAGCCCACCTTTTCTCAAAACACAGACCTTTGCAAGTGTTGATTTACGTTAACTCTTCTTTCTGCCACTACTTTTACAACCAAGGCAGATCCTATAGCTTTATTTAGAAATCACCCATCATTAGTAACCATAATCATTTAGTAGTCATATTTACAAGGTAAGTGACAGTGGGAAGTAATTAAGTTTAATATAAATCACACTCAATTTCAAATCTGCAGGCTTCAAAATAGTAATTAATAGAATTGCAGCTTCTATAAAAAGATGCAGTACTTATAGTACGatcttcttcttttcctaacTAAACACATTGAGTCTAgtggaaattaaaattctctGTCTGTTCATCTTATTTGTTCCagtcattttcttcctgtggtGCACTTCATTGCAAATTACCcacaacttttttctttttggggagATGGTTGACTCTTAAAATGATGACGTGAAGGAAGAAGAGTTCGGCAGTATCCAAAATATGCACATGCcttgcaaatgcacacacctTGAGCTGTGGCTTTCTGCTAAATCTGTGTTTTATTGATCAGTGGCTAACAACATGTGCTTTGTTTCACAGGTGTTATGCAGCTGACAGGTCTGCTGGTGAAGCTGAGGGTCACAGCCAGGGCAGAAACTCTTTAAACAAAACAGAGTCAAATAATCAGGGAAGTTTGGAGCTGTTTGCAAGATCTGCTGAGTTGGTTGCTCACCCTGTCAAAAAAAGCCACCatctgggacagcagcacactgccagcagctgccatggcCAGCAAGAGAAAGTCCACAACTCCCTGTATGGTGCGAACCTCTGAAGTTGTGGAGCAGGAAGGTGCCGAGGGCACAGAGACTCCTAAGGACAAGGGGACTGGGGCATCACAGCAGGACTCCAAAAAAAACTGGCCTTCAGAAAACTCAGTCAAAGACTGCGAGGTGGTGGAGGCGAAGCCCGCGGGTGAAAATCAGTCTAAGAAACCCCAGGGTGGTTATGAGTGTAAGTACTGCCCTTACTCGACACAAAACCTAAATGAATTCACAGAGCACGTTGACACCCAGCATCCAAATGTCATTCTCAACCCCCTGTATGTCTGTGCTGAATGCAACTTCACAACCAAAAAATACGATTCTTTATCTGACCACAACACAAAATACCACCCGGGAGAGACtaactttaaactgaaattaattaaacGCAATAATCAGACCGTCCTAGAGCAGTCCATCGAGGCTGCCACCAACGATGTCACTGTCACAAGCAGTGGGCTGGAAAATGCAGAGTGTGACGATTCACTTCATGGGGGAATCAGCACAAATAAAGCACCCGTGATGAAGCTGGGAAAGCCTAAAGGGGAAGCCAAGAAGGGATCTAAAAAGCCAGAGGAGGGAGTTACAGAAAACCACGTGGATGGCGCTCTGCCCCGCATCATCACTGAGGCCACTGAAGCTATTGCTTGTATAAATGGAGAACTCCTCCATGATGTGTTAGCCCATGTTATGCCCTCTGTACAGCTGCCACCAAATATCAACCTTGTCCCCAAGGTCCCAGTCCCTCTGAACAGTACCAAATACAACTCTGCACTGGACACTAATGCAACCATGATCAACTCCTTTAATAAGTTTCCTTACCCAACACAAGCAGAGCTGTCATGGTTGACGGCAGCGTCGAAGCATCCCGAAGAACAAATCCGAATCTGGTTTGCTACGCAGCGCTTGAAGCATGGTATAAGTTGGTCTCCTGAAGAAGTGGAGGAGGCAAGGAAGAAGATGTTCAATGGTACTATCCAGGCAGTTCCCCAGACCATCACCGTCCTGCCAGCTCCTTTGGCAACTGCAAAAATGCCACAGCCCATCATCCAGACAGCTTTGCCTTGTCAGATACTGGGCCAGACTGGCCTGGTTTTGACTCCTGTGTCAAATGGTTCTACTGTGTCCTGTTCACCAATTACCCTTGCTGTTGCCCCAAACCAGGGCCAAAAGAGGACAATACAGACCTTATCAAGTGCCCCAGAGGCCAAGCGTCCTCATGTAGTTCAGGTGCCTGAGATTCCTGCCAAGGTGACTGCTGTTCCAGTGACCCCAGCCAGTGAGAGGAAAAAGACCAAGGAGCAGATAGCAGAGCTGAAGGCCAGTTTCATGGCAAGCCAGTTTCCTGATGATGCAGAAGTCTACCGGCTTATAGAGGCAACAGGTCTTTCCAGGAGTGAGATCAAAAAGTGGTTCAGTGACCACAGGTACAGAAGTCAGAGGGGCATTGTGCAAATTCCTGGTGATGCTTTAGGGAAAGATCAAATAGCACCTTCAGCTGCTCGACATGGCCGGTCATTTCACCCGTACACAGATCTTACTCCCCAGAGATTCAAGGAGAAAACTCAAGAGCAGCTTAGGACCCTTGAGGAGAGTTTCttaaaatgctcttttcctACCCAGGGAGAGTTGGACAGGCTTCGAGTGGAGACTAAGCTGAGTAGAAGGGAAATAGATTCATGGTTCTCTGAGCGGAGAAAGATAAGGGACAGCATGGAGCAAGCTGTCCTGGACTCAATGGGAtcatacagaaaaattaaggaTCAAGGAACTCCCAATGGTGCAATAAGCCAGGCAGAACTTCTGACTGGCTCTCAGCTGCCTGGTGCTTTATCTGGGTCCTCCACCACATTGAAGAAAACACAAGAGCAAATTCACCTATTGAAAAGCACATTTGCAAGGACCCAGTGGCCATCACCCCAGGAGTATGACCAGCTGGCATCTCAGACTGGGCTCACGAGAACTGAAATCGTTCGCTGGTTCAAGGAAAACCGGTCTTCACTGAGAACAGGGTCACTTAAATGGATTGACCAGTACCAGCAGCAGTGTGCTGGTGATGGTCATAAcaaacaaagccagaaaaagaGCTCAAAACACATTGAGAGTCCAAAGAATGGTAATGAAGTGTCTCGGCAGCATTACCAGGAGCATAAAAAACTGAATGAAGAGAATGGGGGGAAACCAGTGGTGAGAGCAAAAAGAGACTGTGAGCCACTGAAGGACTCTTTGTTGGGGAATCAGGCAGAGGGGGTGGACAGGCTGGAGTGCAGCAACAGCCACGATGGCCATGGCAGTGAGGAGAACGAGGAGCCAGCGGAGGTGAACTGGGTGGAGGTGACAGTGGGCGAGGACGATGCTGCCTCGGACTGTACGGACAGCTGGAGCCAAACAGCCCCTACGGAGggccacacagagctgccagacTTGGACTCTGAAAGTATATCTGGAGACAATTCCCACGTATAGACAGGTAATGCTGAGGGtgccctggtgctgggagcCTGCCTTCGGCAGGGTGTGCTTCCAGCATTCTGTCGCCCTGCTTCAGTGTAAATCCctgcagcccatccctgccGGATGCTTTGTGCCTGCTGGATGCCTGAACAAAAGAGAGACCCATTCTGCTTGTAAATTAAAGCCAGCCGCACGATAGAGGAAGGGTTAGTGCCGTTTGCCTTGGTTTTTGTCTCCTTGTGGGTCAAGTCCTGGATAAaggaggttttctttttttttttttttttttcaataagtGGTTAAACTTTAAAACTTTCTGTCTTTAAACAACCTATAGGTACTTTACATAAAACATGCTAGCTGAGCCACCCGAAGAAATAGTAGGTAACAGTGGCTGCTAGTATCCCCCTTGCTGAGAGATCACTGACTAGAGGCTGTGCCTGTTTTTGCATCTCAggtccttcctctgcagcatcctgccaTGTTGAAAACAAAAGGTCACTGGGGGAAGGGCCTAGGACACAGATGCCTCTTTATGCAAAAGcgggcaaaaaaaaaaaaaagtggggcTGAAGTGGCTCatgcaaatgtgttttcttcctcttgcaaGTGAGAACTCTCTTCAGTCTGGCTTTGTTCTGCTTGCTCTCACTAGAGGCTTAGGAAATGCCCCAGACTAAGCTGTGTGGGTGTTTAGCAGCTCTTCTTCACAGGATCTTGAATTTAAAAGCAAGCTGCAGGGCCTGGCTTtaagggaggggtggggggttGTATGATCTTTCTCAATGCAAAAGGACTTGTTATAGGGAGAGCTGAAACCTGTTTCTGATCACAACTGCACAGCTGTAAATCTGGAACAAGCACTGTCAGTAATTCTTGCATGTTGAATTGAGTTCACTGGAACCTGTAACATTTTTTGCTC comes from Camarhynchus parvulus chromosome 2, STF_HiC, whole genome shotgun sequence and encodes:
- the ZHX2 gene encoding zinc fingers and homeoboxes protein 2, with amino-acid sequence MASKRKSTTPCMVRTSEVVEQEGAEGTETPKDKGTGASQQDSKKNWPSENSVKDCEVVEAKPAGENQSKKPQGGYECKYCPYSTQNLNEFTEHVDTQHPNVILNPLYVCAECNFTTKKYDSLSDHNTKYHPGETNFKLKLIKRNNQTVLEQSIEAATNDVTVTSSGLENAECDDSLHGGISTNKAPVMKLGKPKGEAKKGSKKPEEGVTENHVDGALPRIITEATEAIACINGELLHDVLAHVMPSVQLPPNINLVPKVPVPLNSTKYNSALDTNATMINSFNKFPYPTQAELSWLTAASKHPEEQIRIWFATQRLKHGISWSPEEVEEARKKMFNGTIQAVPQTITVLPAPLATAKMPQPIIQTALPCQILGQTGLVLTPVSNGSTVSCSPITLAVAPNQGQKRTIQTLSSAPEAKRPHVVQVPEIPAKVTAVPVTPASERKKTKEQIAELKASFMASQFPDDAEVYRLIEATGLSRSEIKKWFSDHRYRSQRGIVQIPGDALGKDQIAPSAARHGRSFHPYTDLTPQRFKEKTQEQLRTLEESFLKCSFPTQGELDRLRVETKLSRREIDSWFSERRKIRDSMEQAVLDSMGSYRKIKDQGTPNGAISQAELLTGSQLPGALSGSSTTLKKTQEQIHLLKSTFARTQWPSPQEYDQLASQTGLTRTEIVRWFKENRSSLRTGSLKWIDQYQQQCAGDGHNKQSQKKSSKHIESPKNGNEVSRQHYQEHKKLNEENGGKPVVRAKRDCEPLKDSLLGNQAEGVDRLECSNSHDGHGSEENEEPAEVNWVEVTVGEDDAASDCTDSWSQTAPTEGHTELPDLDSESISGDNSHV